The following coding sequences lie in one Rhodohalobacter barkolensis genomic window:
- a CDS encoding mechanosensitive ion channel family protein has product MLSDILIQYQLPITIAIIIIVTIILARVSKRLFKKFIGSKVTEDEDLTNYKFIEHSLSTIIYLVGFSLAIWRIPALEHVAQSMVAGAGILAIAVGFASQQALGNIISGLFIVIYKPYVINDRITLRTDLRGVVEDISLRHTVIRNFENQRIIIPNSVISNEVLINSNFNDSKICRFIDVGISYGSDIDLAKKIIAEEIENHPLNIDVRTPEDIENDTARVFVRVLSLLDSSVMIRGWAWAEDAQSAFLLQCDVTESIKKRFDKEGVVIPFPQRTISYLDNSKPDIPNPN; this is encoded by the coding sequence ATGCTATCAGATATTCTCATTCAATATCAATTACCCATAACTATTGCAATAATAATAATTGTAACTATTATTCTTGCAAGGGTTTCAAAACGTTTATTTAAAAAATTTATAGGCAGTAAGGTTACGGAAGATGAAGATCTTACAAACTATAAGTTTATTGAGCATTCTCTTTCAACCATTATCTATTTAGTAGGTTTTAGTCTCGCTATTTGGAGAATTCCAGCTCTTGAACATGTTGCACAATCGATGGTTGCCGGTGCAGGAATTTTAGCTATTGCTGTAGGTTTTGCATCCCAACAGGCTTTGGGAAATATCATAAGCGGACTCTTTATTGTGATCTATAAACCTTATGTAATTAATGACAGAATAACACTTCGAACCGACCTGAGAGGAGTTGTGGAAGATATCAGCTTAAGACATACGGTTATTCGAAATTTTGAGAATCAACGAATTATCATACCCAATTCAGTGATCAGCAATGAGGTTTTGATTAATTCCAATTTTAATGACTCAAAAATATGCCGTTTTATCGATGTTGGAATCAGTTATGGGTCGGATATCGATCTTGCGAAAAAAATTATTGCGGAAGAGATCGAAAATCACCCACTCAATATTGACGTGCGTACTCCAGAGGATATCGAAAATGATACAGCAAGAGTTTTTGTCAGAGTTCTGAGTCTGTTAGACTCCTCAGTAATGATTCGTGGCTGGGCCTGGGCGGAAGATGCTCAAAGTGCGTTTTTGCTTCAATGTGATGTGACAGAAAGCATTAAGAAAAGATTTGACAAAGAAGGAGTCGTTATTCCTTTTCCTCAACGTACGATCAGTTATTTAGACAATTCAAAGCCGGACATACCGAACCCAAATTAG
- a CDS encoding Ig-like domain-containing protein: MSGTKRGILSILFVFISVIIGLSCATPVAPTGGPPDREGPEVIETIPENGTTNFSDDEVRFTFDQFVDRSSVRQNVSIEPDLAIPFEINFRRKTVIVSFERELPENTTIIIKLGVDITDTQRNKMTGSFDLALSTGDILDEGSVTARILDAETGSAESGQRVFLYREPVDFSGRANYVAQTDTAGTANFGYLSEGEYRAIWVDDVNRNRTWESGRELAQPFTEERFELERNGEFDLGTLFVSIPDTVAPILEGVGLLSERRLRIRNSEEVDWSPNATLSIQDTLGKEQTTAFPLYKQESDPTVFFAESDDPLQEGEFYTVEPNQFTDVSGNSLQVDIDPFVGSSEPDTTGLRPISHNSQNGLFPDESLEITYSKFIDDDVISDSLLVFEGDQMFDDWPTFEIDRHILRISPQDETWESGLRYEFRVWDPWESEHLRINPEIWQRNQLGSIEFIIENAEADLPLILQVHDMDRSIEVDTTFTDSTIEIDNLPPLEYRAILFQDLNENGRWDSGSVDPFQKPEPYTVQRSIPVREGFTSETQMSFPNRDTLSVDLPEIPVEEIEKSDQDTTNNDS, translated from the coding sequence ATGTCAGGTACAAAACGTGGTATACTATCTATTCTATTTGTATTCATATCTGTAATAATTGGCCTGAGTTGTGCAACACCGGTTGCACCCACCGGTGGACCGCCCGATCGGGAAGGACCTGAAGTTATTGAAACAATACCGGAAAACGGAACAACTAATTTTTCAGATGATGAGGTTCGTTTTACTTTTGATCAGTTTGTAGATCGCAGTTCAGTCAGACAAAATGTAAGTATTGAGCCTGATTTAGCCATTCCTTTTGAAATCAACTTTAGAAGAAAAACTGTAATCGTTTCTTTTGAGCGCGAACTCCCTGAAAATACCACGATCATTATTAAGCTGGGTGTTGATATTACGGATACGCAAAGAAACAAGATGACAGGTTCATTTGACCTGGCACTTTCCACAGGAGATATTTTAGATGAGGGATCTGTAACAGCAAGGATATTGGATGCTGAAACGGGGAGTGCCGAAAGCGGTCAAAGAGTTTTTCTATATCGTGAACCGGTTGATTTTTCAGGCCGTGCAAATTATGTAGCGCAAACGGATACGGCCGGTACTGCAAATTTCGGTTATCTAAGCGAGGGTGAATACAGGGCAATTTGGGTCGATGATGTAAACCGAAATCGTACCTGGGAGAGTGGACGGGAGCTGGCTCAACCATTTACTGAGGAACGTTTTGAACTGGAAAGAAATGGTGAATTTGATTTGGGAACTTTGTTCGTTTCTATACCCGATACGGTTGCTCCAATCTTGGAAGGGGTCGGTTTACTATCTGAACGCAGGCTGCGAATAAGAAACAGCGAAGAAGTGGATTGGAGTCCGAATGCAACCTTATCTATTCAGGATACACTGGGTAAAGAACAGACCACAGCATTCCCACTTTATAAACAGGAATCAGATCCCACAGTATTTTTTGCAGAATCAGATGATCCACTTCAGGAAGGGGAGTTTTATACGGTTGAACCCAATCAATTCACAGATGTATCAGGGAATTCGCTTCAGGTCGATATCGACCCATTCGTAGGATCCTCTGAACCGGATACTACCGGACTGCGTCCCATATCTCACAATTCTCAAAATGGTCTATTCCCGGATGAATCACTCGAAATTACTTATTCAAAATTTATTGATGATGATGTCATTTCAGATTCATTACTGGTTTTTGAGGGAGATCAAATGTTTGATGATTGGCCCACTTTTGAAATTGACCGGCATATTCTGCGCATTTCACCTCAAGATGAAACATGGGAAAGTGGTCTTAGATACGAGTTCAGGGTTTGGGATCCATGGGAGTCTGAACATCTGCGTATAAATCCCGAGATTTGGCAAAGAAATCAATTGGGCAGTATTGAATTTATTATTGAAAATGCAGAGGCTGATCTGCCTCTAATTCTACAGGTTCACGATATGGATCGAAGTATCGAGGTGGATACGACATTTACTGATTCAACAATTGAAATTGATAATCTGCCGCCATTGGAATATCGTGCTATCCTTTTTCAGGATCTGAATGAAAATGGCAGATGGGATTCAGGGTCTGTTGATCCATTTCAAAAACCAGAACCGTATACTGTTCAGAGATCCATCCCCGTTCGTGAGGGGTTCACATCAGAAACACAAATGAGTTTTCCCAACAGAGATACTCTTTCTGTTGACCTGCCTGAGATTCCGGTCGAAGAAATCGAAAAATCTGACCAAGACACAACTAATAATGATTCTTAA
- a CDS encoding nicotinate phosphoribosyltransferase, with amino-acid sequence MYINNPASYTDYYELTMAQGYFLSGKHQKSAGFDYFFRKIPFKGGYVIFAGLNELIETIQNFSFSEEEIEYLRKENFKKEFLDYLQDFQFKGNIYSVKEGEIVFPTEPILRVEGNLLETQLIETLLLNILNFQSLIATKAARIKLAAGEGPIVLDFGLRRSQGLGGIHATRAAMIGGFDGTSNVYSAQRFDVPAGGTMAHSWIQSYDSELDAFQTYAKYYPDDTTLLVDTYDTLGCGVPNAIKVAKELEENGHKMKAIRLDSGDLAYFSKQSRKQLDDAGLGYVKIAASNQLDERVIHSLRTQNAPIDIFGVGTRLVTGHTTPALDGVYKLNSVDGTPKLKISENIEKITLPGNKKIFRYCNDDGTFYGDAILFDQEKTIERMHHPTFPAKKSDVTSREFEDLLQPVIKNGRIVSNLPEVKEIAKYAKQRLNLLQPEYKRLENPHIYKVGISTNLMEKRDALLKLFKS; translated from the coding sequence ATGTACATAAACAATCCTGCATCATACACCGACTACTATGAACTCACGATGGCGCAGGGATATTTTCTCTCAGGAAAGCATCAAAAAAGTGCCGGTTTCGACTATTTTTTCAGAAAAATTCCTTTTAAAGGCGGTTATGTAATTTTTGCAGGATTGAATGAACTGATTGAAACCATTCAAAATTTTTCATTCAGCGAAGAGGAGATTGAATATTTACGAAAAGAGAATTTTAAAAAGGAGTTCCTGGATTATCTACAAGACTTTCAGTTCAAGGGAAATATCTACTCGGTAAAAGAGGGAGAGATTGTTTTTCCCACCGAACCGATTCTTCGCGTAGAGGGTAACCTCCTCGAAACTCAGCTGATTGAAACTCTACTATTGAATATTTTAAACTTTCAATCACTTATAGCCACGAAAGCCGCGCGGATTAAATTAGCGGCCGGAGAGGGTCCAATAGTACTCGATTTTGGCCTCAGACGCTCTCAGGGGCTTGGTGGCATTCACGCTACCAGAGCAGCCATGATAGGCGGTTTTGACGGAACCTCAAACGTCTATTCAGCACAGCGGTTTGATGTACCTGCCGGAGGAACAATGGCCCACTCCTGGATTCAATCCTACGATTCCGAGCTGGATGCATTCCAAACCTATGCTAAGTACTATCCGGACGACACCACGCTTTTGGTCGATACGTACGACACCCTGGGATGCGGGGTTCCAAATGCAATAAAAGTTGCCAAAGAACTTGAAGAGAATGGACACAAAATGAAGGCCATTCGATTAGATAGCGGTGATCTGGCCTACTTCTCAAAACAATCCCGTAAACAACTTGATGATGCCGGTTTAGGTTATGTAAAAATCGCAGCTTCAAACCAATTGGATGAGAGAGTCATCCACAGTTTAAGAACACAAAATGCCCCAATTGATATATTTGGAGTTGGAACTCGTTTAGTTACCGGCCACACCACTCCTGCTTTGGATGGAGTTTACAAGCTAAATTCTGTAGACGGAACTCCTAAATTGAAAATTTCTGAAAATATTGAAAAGATTACGCTCCCGGGAAATAAAAAGATATTTCGCTACTGCAATGATGACGGTACGTTTTATGGGGATGCCATTCTATTTGATCAGGAAAAAACCATTGAGCGAATGCATCATCCTACGTTTCCGGCCAAGAAGAGCGATGTGACCAGCCGGGAATTTGAAGATCTACTTCAACCGGTTATTAAAAATGGCAGAATTGTATCAAATTTGCCGGAAGTGAAAGAGATTGCTAAGTACGCAAAACAGAGATTGAATCTGCTTCAGCCCGAATATAAACGACTTGAAAACCCACACATCTATAAAGTGGGCATCAGTACAAATCTGATGGAAAAACGAGACGCACTTTTAAAACTATTCAAATCTTAA
- the pncA gene encoding bifunctional nicotinamidase/pyrazinamidase translates to MKALLIVDIQNDFCPGGALAVPDGDAIIPTVNQLIEHFDVIIQTQDWHPEGHSSFASSHEGKEPYNTIEVEYGSQVLWPDHCVQGTNGAEFHSELNTLKSQVIIRKGFRKAIDSYSTFFENDQETTTGLTGYLQQRGITDLYTVGLATDFCVKWSILDGIDEGFTMHIVEDAVKGIDLNGSLDAAWKEMKEKGVRITDSEEILK, encoded by the coding sequence ATGAAAGCACTCTTAATTGTAGACATTCAAAATGATTTTTGCCCCGGCGGTGCATTGGCCGTTCCGGATGGCGATGCCATTATTCCCACCGTAAACCAGTTAATTGAGCATTTTGATGTGATTATACAGACACAGGATTGGCACCCCGAAGGTCACTCCTCTTTTGCGTCGTCACACGAAGGCAAAGAGCCATATAACACTATCGAAGTTGAATATGGAAGTCAGGTACTCTGGCCCGATCACTGTGTACAAGGCACAAATGGAGCCGAATTTCATTCAGAACTGAATACTCTGAAATCTCAGGTGATTATAAGAAAAGGGTTCAGAAAGGCCATTGACTCCTACTCTACTTTCTTCGAGAATGACCAGGAAACAACAACAGGTTTGACAGGATATTTACAACAGCGCGGTATAACTGATCTTTATACTGTTGGCCTGGCCACCGATTTTTGTGTTAAATGGTCTATTTTAGACGGAATTGATGAAGGATTTACCATGCACATCGTAGAAGATGCTGTAAAAGGAATTGACCTGAATGGTTCACTTGATGCAGCATGGAAAGAGATGAAAGAAAAAGGTGTAAGAATTACAGATTCAGAAGAAATTTTAAAATAA
- the murQ gene encoding N-acetylmuramic acid 6-phosphate etherase translates to MKENQTLFKQLERLLTEQRNPNSREIDLADSRTIVSIINDEDKKVAQSVEQRLDEIASAIDTIVDHLKKGGRLLYFGAGTSGRLGVLDASECPPTFGTDPETVQGFIAGGKEAMFVAQEGAEDSEEEGVKELRRLNVTSNDIVVGLAASGRTPYVHGAIKEARRIGSPTIFVTTVSADQVDLEVTHMIDIPVGPEVIMGSTRMKSATAQKMVLNMFTTGAMIRLGKVYQNVMVDLQLTNKKLEERAKRIVMILADLEYKEASEYLNKADHHVKTALLMALGNLDKNQAEEELRLNDGFIRKALIKLQ, encoded by the coding sequence GTGAAGGAAAATCAAACACTTTTTAAACAGCTTGAAAGGCTACTTACTGAACAGCGAAATCCTAACAGCCGGGAGATTGATCTTGCTGATTCCCGTACGATTGTTTCGATTATCAACGATGAAGATAAGAAAGTGGCCCAAAGTGTTGAACAGCGATTAGATGAGATAGCATCTGCAATTGATACCATTGTAGATCATTTAAAAAAAGGGGGCAGGCTACTCTATTTTGGTGCGGGTACAAGTGGAAGGTTGGGTGTACTTGATGCTTCTGAATGTCCGCCAACTTTTGGGACTGACCCGGAAACCGTTCAGGGATTCATCGCCGGAGGAAAAGAAGCGATGTTTGTTGCACAGGAGGGAGCAGAAGATAGTGAAGAGGAAGGAGTAAAAGAGCTGAGGAGACTAAATGTAACATCCAATGACATAGTTGTGGGCCTGGCAGCCAGTGGACGCACACCCTATGTACATGGCGCAATAAAGGAAGCCCGGCGAATTGGATCACCAACCATTTTTGTAACTACCGTCTCTGCAGATCAGGTTGACCTTGAAGTAACCCATATGATTGATATACCTGTTGGTCCGGAAGTGATTATGGGAAGTACGCGCATGAAAAGTGCAACAGCTCAGAAAATGGTCCTCAATATGTTTACTACCGGAGCGATGATTCGGTTGGGGAAAGTGTATCAGAATGTAATGGTTGATCTACAGCTGACTAACAAGAAACTTGAAGAGAGAGCAAAACGAATCGTTATGATATTGGCAGACCTTGAGTACAAAGAGGCATCTGAATATCTGAACAAGGCTGATCATCATGTTAAAACCGCTCTTTTGATGGCGCTTGGAAATCTCGACAAGAATCAGGCAGAAGAAGAATTAAGGCTGAATGACGGTTTTATCAGAAAAGCATTAATAAAACTTCAATAA
- the accC gene encoding acetyl-CoA carboxylase biotin carboxylase subunit: MSQIKKVLIANRGEIALRVIRSCKEKNIKTVAVYSRPDATAPHVMAADESVFIGEAASSESYLSMEKIISAAKDTGADAIHPGYGFLSENASFAKKCMDSGIIFIGPRPDAIDLMGDKTKARELMAKANVPYPPGTESAMKDIDKARVIADEIGYPVLVKAAAGGGGKGMRIVHDPADFDKSVKAAKSEAKNAFGDDRVYIEKYLEQPRHIEFQILADEKGNTVHLYERECSIQRRHQKVIEEAPSSVLTPQLRAEMGEAAVNAAKACNYVGAGTVEFLVDKHLNFYFLEMNTRLQVEHPVTELITGLDLVSLQIDVAEGKELPFTQEDVQANGHAIECRIYAEDPADNFLPSTGLLQKHRIPAGPGVRVDAGVEEGQEVTINYDPMISKLCTHSTDRKSAIARMLRALEEYEIAGVRTTIPFCEFTLRNESFVNGQYDTHFVQDHYTPVVEDLKKTDQSEVISIVAALLKKRSNKYDSNHNQTSVVANTTADQWWKNRTS; encoded by the coding sequence ATGTCTCAAATTAAAAAGGTACTGATTGCAAATCGTGGAGAGATCGCTCTACGAGTAATCCGAAGCTGTAAGGAAAAAAATATCAAAACTGTAGCAGTCTATTCTCGTCCTGATGCAACCGCACCACACGTAATGGCTGCAGATGAGTCTGTTTTTATCGGTGAAGCGGCATCTTCTGAAAGTTATCTTTCAATGGAGAAAATAATATCTGCAGCTAAGGATACAGGAGCAGATGCAATTCACCCCGGCTACGGATTTTTAAGTGAAAATGCGTCTTTCGCAAAAAAATGCATGGATTCCGGTATTATCTTTATCGGCCCAAGACCGGATGCTATAGATTTAATGGGGGATAAAACCAAAGCTCGTGAACTTATGGCCAAGGCCAACGTACCTTATCCTCCCGGTACGGAATCGGCTATGAAAGATATCGATAAGGCAAGAGTGATTGCCGATGAGATCGGTTATCCCGTTTTAGTTAAGGCGGCTGCCGGCGGCGGTGGAAAGGGAATGCGAATTGTTCATGATCCAGCGGATTTTGATAAAAGTGTGAAAGCTGCAAAATCGGAAGCCAAAAATGCTTTTGGGGATGATCGTGTATACATCGAAAAATATCTTGAACAGCCGCGTCATATTGAGTTTCAAATTTTGGCTGATGAAAAAGGAAATACAGTTCATTTATATGAACGAGAGTGTTCGATACAGCGAAGGCATCAAAAAGTAATTGAAGAAGCTCCATCCTCGGTTTTGACACCTCAATTAAGAGCTGAAATGGGCGAGGCGGCAGTAAATGCTGCAAAAGCCTGTAACTATGTTGGAGCTGGAACTGTAGAATTTTTGGTGGACAAACACCTGAATTTTTACTTCCTGGAAATGAACACCCGCCTTCAGGTAGAACACCCGGTTACGGAATTGATTACAGGTCTGGATCTGGTTTCCCTTCAAATTGATGTGGCTGAAGGAAAAGAGTTACCCTTTACCCAAGAAGATGTCCAGGCAAACGGCCATGCTATAGAGTGCAGGATTTATGCCGAAGACCCGGCCGATAACTTTCTGCCAAGTACAGGCCTCTTACAAAAACACAGAATCCCTGCAGGACCCGGAGTGCGTGTTGATGCCGGGGTTGAAGAGGGACAGGAAGTTACCATCAACTATGATCCGATGATTTCTAAACTCTGCACACATTCCACAGATCGTAAGAGTGCAATTGCAAGAATGCTGCGTGCTTTGGAAGAGTATGAAATCGCCGGTGTACGTACAACAATTCCGTTCTGTGAATTTACGTTGAGGAATGAATCATTCGTTAACGGGCAATACGATACTCATTTTGTACAGGATCATTATACACCGGTTGTAGAGGATCTTAAAAAAACAGATCAATCGGAGGTGATTTCGATTGTTGCTGCTCTGTTGAAAAAAAGATCAAATAAGTACGACTCTAATCACAATCAAACCAGTGTAGTTGCAAATACAACTGCAGATCAGTGGTGGAAAAATAGAACCTCTTAG
- a CDS encoding esterase family protein — translation MQREYRKWKSPTLGRDMELLVFGKEGTPVLIFPTEEGRFFEWEDQGIMDSVGEQIELGYNQFFCVDSIDNESFLNKDVDPYTRVIRENQYQMYIKDEVVPFIEEKNNNPYLITAGAGLGAYHSLVFALKFPELIDKVLAMSGYYDINIHLNGFKDDNSYYNNPIEFIPNLHDQEILKNISTIDIRLLSYMNDPYREATEKMSDILWLKFIDHEHYVWEEESSNPWTLISSMFKENLF, via the coding sequence ATGCAAAGGGAATATAGAAAATGGAAAAGCCCCACACTTGGGCGCGATATGGAGTTGTTGGTGTTTGGAAAAGAGGGAACACCGGTTTTGATTTTTCCGACAGAAGAAGGAAGATTTTTTGAATGGGAAGATCAGGGAATAATGGATAGTGTGGGTGAACAAATTGAGCTGGGCTATAATCAGTTTTTTTGTGTAGACAGCATAGATAATGAGAGCTTTTTGAATAAAGATGTAGATCCATACACACGTGTTATTCGTGAAAACCAATACCAGATGTACATCAAGGATGAAGTTGTTCCATTTATTGAAGAGAAAAATAACAATCCATATTTAATTACTGCCGGTGCGGGATTGGGCGCCTATCACTCTTTGGTATTTGCACTGAAATTCCCTGAGCTGATTGATAAGGTATTGGCAATGTCCGGTTACTACGACATCAACATTCATTTAAACGGGTTTAAAGACGACAATAGTTACTACAACAATCCCATTGAATTTATACCTAATCTGCATGATCAGGAGATTTTAAAAAACATCTCTACGATTGATATTCGATTATTGAGTTATATGAATGATCCATACCGGGAGGCTACGGAAAAAATGAGTGATATCTTATGGTTGAAATTTATAGACCATGAACACTATGTTTGGGAAGAGGAATCAAGCAACCCATGGACGCTTATTTCTTCTATGTTTAAAGAAAACCTGTTCTAA
- a CDS encoding phytoene/squalene synthase family protein, with translation MNIQINMIMTGLFKLPYTLLRPIYEKTSFHQSVISELDNERLKNAYAHCREITKIHAKTFYMATRFLPNHKQRSIFAIYGLCRYLDDLVDEAEDLILKKKISPLDVIEKLENFKLNLVDTYRGSAQDDPILIAFSDTLNLYKIPLDLPLQLMDGVKMDLVKNRYSNFNELYDYSYKVASVVGLMTSEIFGYKDPKALEHAVDLGIAMQLTNILRDIGEDLERDRIYLPQDELKDFGLSESDLFSHKLDERFVDFMKFQIERANEYYRSADEGIPMLNRDSRLPVCLARENYSRILSKIEENNFNVYDRRAFLNSTEKLSMVPKVMYSLRSA, from the coding sequence ATGAACATACAGATAAATATGATCATGACCGGCCTTTTTAAACTTCCATATACGCTTTTACGTCCTATTTACGAGAAAACCAGTTTTCATCAATCGGTTATTTCTGAATTGGATAACGAACGTCTAAAAAATGCATATGCTCACTGCAGAGAAATCACAAAAATCCACGCCAAGACGTTTTACATGGCTACCCGATTTCTTCCAAATCATAAGCAGAGAAGCATCTTCGCGATTTATGGACTGTGCCGCTACCTGGATGATCTAGTTGACGAAGCTGAAGATTTAATCCTCAAAAAGAAAATTAGTCCGTTAGATGTTATTGAAAAGCTTGAAAACTTTAAGCTTAATCTGGTGGATACCTACAGGGGATCTGCACAAGACGATCCAATTTTAATTGCTTTCTCCGACACATTGAATCTATACAAGATTCCGCTTGACCTACCATTACAGTTGATGGATGGAGTAAAAATGGATCTTGTCAAAAATAGGTACAGTAACTTCAATGAACTTTACGACTATTCATATAAAGTGGCTTCAGTAGTAGGCCTAATGACCAGTGAAATATTTGGCTACAAAGATCCTAAAGCCTTGGAACACGCCGTTGATTTGGGAATTGCAATGCAGTTGACGAATATTTTGCGTGATATTGGAGAAGATCTTGAACGAGACAGGATCTACCTACCACAAGATGAGCTTAAAGATTTTGGCTTATCCGAATCTGATCTGTTCAGTCATAAATTAGACGAGAGGTTTGTTGATTTTATGAAGTTTCAGATTGAACGGGCAAATGAATACTACCGAAGCGCTGATGAAGGAATTCCTATGTTAAACAGGGACAGCCGGCTTCCTGTATGTCTGGCTCGGGAAAACTATTCTCGGATTCTTTCAAAAATTGAAGAGAATAACTTTAACGTTTACGATAGAAGAGCATTTCTAAATTCTACTGAAAAGCTTTCCATGGTACCTAAGGTCATGTATAGCCTCAGATCAGCATAA
- a CDS encoding LacI family DNA-binding transcriptional regulator — translation MKSQSKKVTIYQVANRAGVAISTVSRVLNNSPNVSDKTKIKVQEAIDELNFRPQVSARKLASRKPQMLAIAVPSFTTPFYNEVLKGVKDEIDSMDLDIVIYNTGSKNPKEGIENFFNRGTADTVISISIDIDENVHKQIQASGMPIVLIGSSHPEYDYIDLNHRRGGFIAGEHLVKQGYENIGLIRPALETKAGMLREQGFIDALKEFKMPINEELFLTGQSTKHAGFTEEAGFEAVYEYDRMGQFPDAIFCANDTQAIGAYHALNKLGIKVPEDIGLMGYDNIKFTKYLDLTTVDQSMYSIGVKATKRLAEIINGEADHKLQIAIDPVLVPRNSTNNPNK, via the coding sequence ATGAAGTCTCAAAGCAAAAAAGTTACAATCTATCAGGTAGCAAACCGGGCAGGTGTTGCTATTTCTACAGTATCAAGAGTTTTAAATAATTCACCTAACGTATCAGATAAGACAAAAATAAAAGTTCAGGAGGCCATTGATGAATTGAATTTTCGGCCACAGGTTAGTGCGCGAAAACTTGCCAGCAGAAAACCTCAGATGCTTGCTATAGCTGTCCCCTCCTTTACAACTCCCTTTTATAATGAAGTACTAAAAGGTGTTAAGGATGAGATTGATTCGATGGATCTTGATATTGTTATTTACAATACCGGATCAAAGAATCCTAAAGAGGGAATTGAGAACTTCTTCAATCGTGGAACGGCTGATACCGTTATCAGCATCAGTATTGACATCGATGAGAATGTACATAAACAGATTCAGGCATCAGGTATGCCCATTGTGTTAATTGGTAGTTCCCACCCGGAGTACGACTATATTGATTTAAATCATCGCAGAGGCGGATTTATTGCCGGGGAACACCTTGTCAAGCAAGGATACGAAAATATCGGATTGATCAGACCGGCATTAGAAACAAAAGCCGGAATGTTGAGAGAACAGGGTTTTATTGATGCATTAAAAGAGTTTAAAATGCCAATCAATGAGGAGCTGTTCCTAACAGGACAAAGTACAAAGCACGCTGGTTTTACTGAAGAAGCCGGGTTTGAAGCCGTTTATGAATATGACCGAATGGGTCAATTTCCGGATGCTATTTTTTGTGCTAATGACACACAGGCAATTGGTGCTTACCACGCTTTAAACAAATTAGGGATCAAAGTACCGGAAGATATCGGGCTGATGGGATACGACAATATCAAGTTCACCAAATACCTAGATCTTACCACTGTAGATCAAAGCATGTACTCCATTGGTGTTAAGGCCACCAAGCGATTGGCGGAAATCATTAATGGTGAAGCTGATCATAAACTACAAATCGCCATTGATCCTGTTCTTGTACCACGTAATTCTACTAACAATCCAAATAAATAA